The Pseudanabaena galeata CCNP1313 genome includes a region encoding these proteins:
- a CDS encoding PAS domain S-box protein produces the protein MQTSPSQSSDRFLPIQGYQPEQQIYAGSRTIVYRGICIADSQPVVLKILRSDHPTHQDLLRLRNHYTIAKRLNSQGIAKPIGLENYGNGYILVMPDEGYIALSDYISGNPLNLTEVLAIAIQLATILDDLYRQCVIHKDINPSNILIEPITKQIKLTDFGLATLLPHQTQMLISTNTLEGTLAYMAPCQTGRMNRGIDYRCDFYALGVTLFELLTGQLPFKSDDPLEIVHCHLAKPAPFVSELNPEIPEAITQIVFKLMAKDAEDRYQSALGLKHDLEVCLHQLNEIGTITEFVIGTRDLSDHFTISEKLYGREAEVASLLATFERVSQGNSELMLVAGSSGIGKTVVINEIHKPIVQKHGYFIKGKFEQYNRNIPFSAFVQAFRSLIGQLMSESDAQLKVWKTKVLDAVGENGQVIVEVIPELEGIIGGQPNVIELSGNAAQNRFNLLLQKFIQVFAAPEHPLVMFLDDLQWADLSSLKLMQLLIQDTKQLLMLGAYRDNEVSPVHPLMMTISEVIKAGLTVNKITLQALSQDDIHQWIADTLICDLPSALPLTELVYQKTEGNPFFSMQLLKALYEEKSITFNWDLHNWHCDIAKARLTHADDVVEFMASQLQKLPLDTQDVLKVAACIGAQFDLQTLAIASQQPPESAATALWQALQEGFIIPTTEDYKFFSQTDTNAIAPTDANATYKFLHDRVQQAAYSLIPEEQKQFTHLTIGQLQLSKALAAETLNRFFVTINHLNIGRSLMQAAEREQLLQLNFMAAQKAKTSTAYDAAIQYLEICIEHLTEDSWNTQHDLTRTIYELFAEVAYLSTNYAQMEEYVAIVLSHTENLIDRIRVCEIKILGIKAQGKAQESLNFGLQLLALLGVYFPERITPDYIQQVAERTKSLWINSDILGLLDSPLMTDPVQLATMRVLTQMTPSAFQSDPMLLSLLVFKQIELLISFGNCEISPFSYADYGLLLCGVMGDFNAGYQFGQLALNVLERFHLQGGKSRTYFVVHSFISHWKESLRGSLPYFRKAHQIGLETGDLEGCTLNAAIYCSHAYYAGQELSTLAVEMKTYGQILLHLKQKNALIIHAIYYQTVLNLLGQSAIPYQVEGEVFAEVLELPKLQKAYDYSDLCYLYSNKIVLSYLFGQYQLAAEYAVILESYADSMVGTFVVTTFCFYGSLIYLQFCQSLNDTERSLYLEKVAVNQGKLKQWAENAPMNHLHKFYLVEAERQHVLGNKLEAIELYDRAIAGAKENSYIQEEALANELAAKFYLDWGREKIAQVYMTEAYYGYVRWGAIAKVTDLENRYPQLLAPILRDSIGSFQKKSSSSSSSTSEAIDLTTLLKASQAISEEIELSKLLEALLNIANINSGADKCVLLLQSEPELQIVALVESGQPSQILPSPLSLEHNEDMAIGIVNQVKHSLEPIVLSDARQDAQFASDRYILKYRPKSVLCMPILKQGKLIGILYLENSLTIGAFTSDRLEVLNLICSQAAISIENAQLYQTLYASENKFRTLVEGANDMIWAANSDSIFTYLSPQFQTMFGFSIGEWIGQSLIKLIHPDDLEKAIAPARLALEQGEKHQNIEFRHLCQDGSYLWVTLNMTPIFDVNGSAIGLQGILRDISDRKNLEKEQTRLLRILEASSDYIGTASPDGQITWTNQRLRQFLNIEQSASLAGYQIQDSHPQWALDLLYQKAIPQAVQQGHWTGETAILTPEGQEIPVSQVLMAHKAPSGELEYLSTIMRDISEQKRTEAALQASELELRSLFLGMDDVVFVVDRTGTYIKIAPTNADKLYLPPDLLIGKKIQEIFPPEQSEQFLSVIRKTLDKQKTQEYEYSLLIQDKEFWFSARCSPMSEQSVIWVARDISDRKKAEVNMQNSEERLRLALMAANQGLYDLNLQTGNAIVSTEYATMLGYDPAEFQETNARWIERLHPDDLERVAGTYQAYVNGEIANYIVEFRQRTKNGDWKWILSLGKIVEWDSSHQPLRMLGTHTDISDRKAAEAKLQLQAKQLEEYSQTLEQKVEERTQELSEALTNLQTTQNELIFSEKMAALGQLTASVAHEINTPLGVIRAAASNIFSAFQNSLQKLPELIQSLSPQQQEAFLRLVNTSLQNQQTLSTKEERKQRRQIEASLKAQGVNNFQNIAMQLILLRTGEALQSYESILQADNSNEILQIAYDMVLQYQCTNNIQQEVDRAAKIVFALKTYSHQSQSEAKSLIQISDGIEIALTLYQNRLKQGIEVIRRYEPVPDLLCDPDALTQVWVNLIDNAIYAIGAIGKAGTLEIAIAQQSGQVVVEITNSGAAIPDEIMPRLFEPFFTTKPRGEGSGLGLDIVRQIVRKHDGNIQVRSQSGRVTFSVIIPLTESPHY, from the coding sequence ATGCAGACATCCCCATCTCAAAGTAGCGATCGCTTTCTCCCAATTCAAGGCTATCAACCAGAGCAGCAAATTTATGCTGGTAGCAGAACAATTGTCTATCGAGGCATATGCATAGCTGATAGTCAGCCTGTCGTGCTGAAAATATTGAGAAGCGATCACCCCACACATCAAGATTTGCTTCGACTGAGAAACCATTACACAATCGCAAAAAGACTCAACTCCCAAGGCATTGCTAAACCTATTGGCTTAGAAAACTATGGCAATGGCTACATTTTAGTCATGCCTGATGAGGGATATATCGCTCTTTCTGATTACATTTCAGGTAATCCTCTCAATCTGACCGAAGTTTTAGCGATCGCGATCCAACTGGCAACAATTTTGGACGATCTCTATCGTCAGTGCGTGATTCACAAAGATATCAACCCCAGCAATATTCTGATTGAACCGATTACGAAGCAGATTAAGTTAACTGATTTTGGACTAGCGACATTACTGCCCCATCAGACGCAGATGCTAATTAGTACAAATACCTTAGAAGGTACTCTCGCTTATATGGCTCCCTGCCAAACAGGACGGATGAATCGGGGGATCGACTATCGCTGTGACTTTTATGCTCTAGGCGTAACTTTGTTTGAGCTATTGACAGGACAATTGCCATTTAAGTCAGACGATCCCTTGGAAATAGTGCATTGTCATCTTGCTAAGCCAGCACCATTTGTAAGCGAATTGAACCCAGAGATCCCAGAGGCGATCACCCAAATTGTCTTTAAACTAATGGCAAAAGATGCAGAGGATCGTTACCAGAGCGCATTGGGTTTAAAGCACGATCTTGAAGTTTGTCTGCATCAGCTTAACGAAATAGGAACCATTACTGAGTTTGTAATTGGCACAAGAGACCTAAGCGATCACTTCACCATCTCCGAAAAACTCTATGGACGCGAAGCCGAAGTAGCTAGTCTCTTAGCCACCTTTGAGCGAGTTTCTCAAGGCAATAGCGAACTAATGCTAGTGGCAGGATCATCGGGCATCGGCAAAACCGTCGTCATTAATGAAATCCATAAACCCATAGTGCAGAAACATGGTTACTTCATCAAAGGTAAATTTGAGCAATACAATCGCAATATTCCTTTTTCGGCTTTTGTACAGGCTTTTCGCAGCTTGATCGGACAACTGATGAGTGAAAGTGACGCTCAACTGAAAGTATGGAAAACCAAAGTCCTTGACGCAGTGGGAGAGAACGGGCAGGTCATCGTTGAGGTGATCCCAGAGCTAGAAGGAATTATTGGCGGTCAACCTAATGTTATTGAACTTTCTGGTAATGCGGCTCAAAATCGCTTCAATTTACTGCTGCAAAAATTCATTCAAGTTTTCGCCGCGCCCGAACATCCCCTTGTGATGTTTTTGGACGACCTGCAATGGGCTGATTTGTCTTCATTAAAATTAATGCAACTGTTAATACAAGACACAAAACAACTATTGATGTTGGGAGCCTATCGAGATAACGAAGTATCGCCAGTTCATCCATTGATGATGACAATATCAGAAGTGATCAAGGCGGGTTTAACGGTGAACAAGATTACTTTGCAAGCATTGAGCCAAGACGATATACATCAATGGATTGCTGATACTTTGATTTGTGATTTGCCCAGCGCTTTACCTTTGACAGAATTGGTGTATCAAAAGACTGAAGGAAATCCCTTTTTCTCAATGCAGTTGCTTAAGGCTTTATATGAAGAAAAGAGCATTACTTTTAATTGGGATTTGCATAATTGGCATTGCGATATCGCAAAAGCGAGATTAACTCATGCCGATGATGTGGTTGAGTTTATGGCAAGCCAATTACAGAAGTTGCCTTTAGATACTCAGGATGTTCTCAAAGTGGCTGCTTGTATTGGCGCACAGTTTGATTTACAGACGCTAGCGATCGCCTCCCAACAACCTCCAGAAAGTGCAGCAACGGCGCTATGGCAAGCTTTACAAGAAGGTTTTATTATTCCCACGACGGAAGACTATAAGTTCTTTTCGCAAACTGATACAAATGCTATTGCGCCAACTGACGCGAATGCAACTTATAAGTTTCTGCACGATCGCGTTCAGCAAGCTGCTTATTCGCTGATTCCAGAGGAGCAAAAGCAGTTTACTCACTTAACGATTGGTCAACTGCAACTTAGCAAGGCTTTAGCGGCAGAAACATTAAATCGCTTTTTTGTCACGATCAATCACTTGAATATTGGTCGCAGTCTTATGCAAGCTGCAGAGCGAGAGCAACTGTTACAATTAAATTTTATGGCGGCTCAAAAAGCTAAAACATCAACTGCTTATGATGCGGCAATTCAGTATTTAGAAATCTGCATTGAACATTTAACAGAAGATAGCTGGAATACACAACATGATTTAACTCGAACGATCTATGAGTTGTTCGCAGAAGTTGCTTATTTAAGTACAAATTACGCGCAAATGGAGGAATATGTTGCGATCGTACTCTCCCATACTGAAAATTTAATTGATAGAATTCGAGTATGCGAAATCAAAATATTGGGAATAAAAGCACAGGGCAAGGCACAGGAATCACTCAATTTTGGATTGCAATTACTTGCTTTATTAGGCGTATATTTCCCCGAACGAATTACTCCTGATTACATTCAACAAGTTGCAGAGAGAACTAAAAGTTTATGGATAAATAGTGACATTTTGGGCTTGTTAGATTCACCTCTGATGACCGATCCAGTGCAGTTAGCTACAATGCGTGTCCTAACGCAAATGACACCCTCTGCTTTCCAATCAGATCCAATGTTGTTGTCATTATTGGTCTTTAAGCAGATTGAGTTGTTGATTTCTTTCGGTAATTGTGAGATTTCGCCATTTTCTTACGCTGATTATGGATTACTGCTTTGTGGAGTTATGGGCGATTTTAACGCAGGATACCAGTTTGGACAACTAGCCTTGAACGTTCTTGAGCGTTTTCATCTACAGGGCGGCAAAAGTCGTACCTATTTTGTTGTGCATAGTTTTATTAGTCATTGGAAAGAATCACTTCGGGGATCGCTACCCTATTTCAGAAAAGCTCATCAAATTGGATTAGAAACAGGAGATTTAGAGGGTTGCACGTTAAATGCGGCAATCTATTGTTCTCATGCCTATTATGCAGGGCAGGAACTATCAACTTTAGCCGTGGAGATGAAAACCTATGGCCAGATTCTCTTACATCTCAAACAAAAAAATGCGCTGATTATCCATGCTATCTATTATCAAACTGTACTGAACTTACTCGGACAGTCAGCTATCCCCTATCAGGTGGAAGGGGAAGTCTTTGCTGAAGTGCTTGAACTTCCAAAACTCCAAAAAGCTTATGATTATTCAGACCTTTGCTACTTATATAGCAATAAAATCGTTCTCTCCTACTTGTTTGGTCAATATCAATTAGCCGCAGAGTACGCAGTGATATTGGAGTCCTATGCTGATAGTATGGTCGGAACATTTGTTGTCACGACGTTCTGCTTCTATGGTTCTCTAATTTATTTGCAGTTTTGTCAATCATTGAATGATACGGAGCGTTCTCTATATCTTGAAAAAGTTGCAGTCAATCAAGGAAAACTGAAACAGTGGGCAGAAAATGCACCAATGAATCATTTACACAAATTCTACTTGGTAGAAGCAGAACGTCAACATGTATTGGGGAATAAACTAGAAGCAATCGAACTTTACGATCGCGCGATCGCAGGTGCAAAGGAAAACAGTTACATCCAAGAAGAAGCGCTTGCCAACGAACTCGCCGCGAAGTTTTATCTTGATTGGGGCAGAGAGAAAATAGCTCAAGTCTATATGACTGAAGCCTATTATGGCTATGTTCGCTGGGGAGCAATCGCCAAAGTCACCGACCTCGAAAATCGCTATCCCCAACTACTCGCACCTATTCTTCGAGACTCCATTGGCTCTTTCCAGAAAAAATCGTCCAGTTCCTCTAGTAGCACCTCAGAAGCAATAGATTTAACGACTCTGCTAAAAGCTTCGCAAGCAATTTCTGAAGAGATAGAGCTTTCAAAACTATTAGAAGCGCTCCTAAATATTGCCAATATTAATTCTGGAGCCGATAAATGCGTCTTACTGTTGCAATCAGAACCAGAGTTGCAAATTGTCGCGCTCGTGGAATCTGGACAACCTTCGCAAATATTGCCATCTCCCTTATCCTTAGAACACAATGAAGATATGGCGATTGGTATCGTCAATCAAGTCAAGCATAGTTTAGAACCCATAGTTTTGAGTGATGCCCGACAAGATGCCCAATTTGCAAGCGATCGCTACATTCTCAAATATCGCCCCAAAAGCGTTCTATGTATGCCCATTCTAAAACAAGGCAAGTTAATCGGGATTTTATATCTAGAAAACAGCTTGACCATAGGAGCATTTACAAGCGATCGCCTTGAAGTGCTAAACCTAATCTGCTCTCAAGCTGCAATTTCCATAGAAAATGCCCAACTCTATCAAACACTGTATGCGAGTGAAAATAAATTCAGAACGCTAGTGGAAGGAGCCAATGACATGATCTGGGCTGCAAATTCCGATAGCATATTTACCTATCTGTCTCCCCAGTTTCAGACCATGTTTGGTTTTTCCATTGGTGAATGGATAGGACAGTCCTTAATAAAATTGATTCATCCTGATGACTTAGAAAAGGCTATTGCACCTGCTAGATTGGCGCTAGAGCAAGGAGAGAAGCATCAAAACATAGAATTCCGTCACCTTTGCCAAGATGGTAGTTATCTATGGGTAACGCTAAATATGACCCCCATTTTTGATGTCAATGGAAGTGCGATCGGGCTACAAGGGATTTTGCGGGATATCAGCGATCGCAAAAATCTAGAAAAAGAACAAACACGTTTGTTAAGAATTCTAGAAGCGTCTTCAGACTATATTGGTACTGCTAGTCCAGACGGTCAAATTACTTGGACAAACCAAAGATTACGCCAATTTTTAAACATTGAGCAAAGCGCATCGTTGGCAGGTTATCAGATACAGGATTCCCATCCTCAATGGGCTTTAGATCTACTCTATCAAAAAGCAATCCCTCAAGCAGTTCAACAGGGTCATTGGACTGGAGAAACAGCAATATTGACTCCAGAAGGACAAGAGATTCCTGTATCGCAAGTTTTGATGGCACATAAAGCCCCATCAGGCGAACTGGAATACCTATCAACGATTATGCGTGATATCAGTGAGCAAAAAAGAACAGAGGCAGCTTTACAAGCATCTGAATTAGAACTACGCAGCTTGTTTTTGGGGATGGATGATGTTGTCTTTGTGGTAGATCGAACTGGAACATATATTAAGATAGCCCCAACTAATGCAGACAAGCTTTATCTCCCTCCCGATCTACTCATTGGCAAAAAAATTCAAGAGATTTTTCCGCCCGAACAATCTGAACAATTTCTATCAGTAATCAGGAAGACTCTAGACAAACAAAAAACTCAAGAATATGAATATAGCCTGTTGATCCAAGATAAAGAATTCTGGTTTAGTGCAAGATGTTCTCCCATGAGTGAGCAATCGGTCATTTGGGTGGCTCGCGATATTAGCGATCGCAAAAAAGCGGAAGTGAATATGCAAAATAGCGAAGAACGTCTACGTTTAGCACTGATGGCTGCAAATCAGGGACTATACGATCTCAATCTACAAACTGGTAATGCGATCGTCAGTACTGAATATGCCACCATGTTGGGGTACGATCCAGCCGAATTTCAGGAAACAAACGCTAGGTGGATCGAACGTCTGCATCCAGACGATCTAGAGCGAGTTGCAGGTACTTATCAAGCCTATGTGAATGGAGAAATTGCCAATTACATCGTAGAATTTCGACAACGCACTAAAAACGGTGACTGGAAATGGATTCTTTCGTTAGGTAAGATTGTTGAATGGGATAGTTCTCATCAACCCTTACGGATGTTGGGAACTCACACAGATATCAGCGATCGCAAAGCTGCTGAAGCAAAGTTGCAATTACAAGCCAAACAACTCGAAGAGTACTCTCAAACCCTAGAACAAAAAGTTGAAGAACGTACCCAAGAGCTTTCTGAAGCCTTAACAAATCTCCAGACCACACAAAACGAACTAATTTTTTCTGAAAAGATGGCAGCATTAGGGCAACTCACAGCCAGTGTAGCTCATGAAATTAATACTCCACTGGGAGTAATCCGCGCCGCAGCTAGTAATATATTTTCAGCATTTCAGAACTCTCTACAAAAGCTTCCAGAATTGATTCAAAGCCTTTCACCTCAGCAGCAAGAAGCATTTCTCAGATTAGTAAATACATCGCTCCAAAATCAACAAACACTCTCAACCAAAGAAGAACGAAAACAGCGCCGACAGATTGAAGCATCGTTAAAAGCTCAAGGCGTTAACAATTTTCAGAACATAGCAATGCAGCTTATCCTATTGCGGACAGGAGAAGCCCTGCAAAGCTATGAATCGATCCTGCAAGCAGACAATAGCAATGAAATCTTGCAGATAGCGTACGATATGGTATTGCAATATCAATGTACTAACAACATTCAACAGGAAGTTGATCGCGCTGCAAAGATTGTGTTTGCGCTCAAAACCTACAGCCATCAAAGCCAATCGGAAGCGAAAAGCCTCATCCAAATTAGTGATGGGATTGAGATCGCCTTGACGCTATATCAAAATCGTTTGAAGCAAGGAATAGAGGTGATTCGCAGATATGAGCCAGTCCCCGATCTTCTCTGTGACCCAGATGCACTTACGCAGGTTTGGGTTAATTTGATAGACAATGCTATCTATGCGATCGGCGCGATCGGTAAAGCGGGAACTCTAGAAATAGCGATCGCGCAGCAATCAGGACAAGTGGTAGTTGAAATCACTAATTCAGGTGCTGCAATTCCTGATGAAATAATGCCGAGACTATTTGAACCGTTTTTTACAACCAAGCCAAGAGGTGAAGGCAGTGGACTAGGATTAGATATTGTCCGACAGATAGTGCGAAAGCATGATGGTAATATTCAAGTTAGAAGTCAAAGTGGGCGAGTCACATTTTCAGTTATTATTCCTTTGACTGAATCCCCACACTACTGA
- a CDS encoding ATP-binding protein, protein MFRWNLSTKVVVAYSGLIALMAGVLTTTLYWQFRTAHQQAMHDRLLDLLSLTVPLIDSDYHSLTLSAKDTDKPYYTINLKQIQTVQATTKGVERIYTLRPQGKGQFNIVLHSDPDSQQSVSVGETLKELTPILLEKGATLSQPKVENDLFENGDDKPVLYGYAPIKDQFGRLEGILAIELDASSIIQTKVLGRAIALGIFLIILASTIIIVRWLAQWLIVNRTLLLNEAAKKIANGEWHQSLSTESDDELGELAKSFNDMAQQLESSFLKLEEYSQTLEQKVEERTHELSQTLVNLQATQAELIQSEKMAALGQLTASVAHEVNTPLGVIRSATGNIIAALNNLLQQLPMLMQRLNPRQQAAFIALVNTSLQQQQSLSTKEERLLRRRLQTELDALGLVETQEIANQIALLRIESSLEVYQPILEVPECYDILQVAYKVVQQSQNAISIQQEVDRAAKIVFALKTYSHRSSETGEKSLIQISDGIEIALTLYQSRLKQGIEVIRKYEPVPDLLGDPDSLTQVWVNLIDNAIYAINAIGKVGTLEIAIAPQSGQVVVEITNSGAAIPEEIRLRLFEPFFTTKPRGEGSGLGLDIVRQIVQKHGGDIQVHCQSGRTTFSVRLPLPVMDSGETYADIPISK, encoded by the coding sequence ATGTTTCGTTGGAATCTCAGTACCAAAGTTGTTGTGGCTTACTCAGGCTTAATTGCCCTGATGGCTGGGGTACTCACTACCACTCTTTACTGGCAATTTCGGACAGCACATCAGCAGGCAATGCATGATCGCCTATTAGACTTGCTGAGTTTAACAGTACCGCTAATTGACAGTGACTATCATTCGCTCACATTAAGCGCCAAGGATACGGATAAGCCTTACTATACGATTAATCTCAAACAAATCCAAACGGTTCAAGCTACTACTAAAGGGGTTGAACGCATTTATACTCTACGTCCGCAAGGTAAGGGGCAATTCAACATTGTGTTACATTCCGATCCCGACTCTCAACAATCAGTATCAGTGGGAGAAACTCTAAAAGAATTAACGCCAATCCTCTTAGAAAAAGGTGCTACCCTATCTCAACCTAAAGTTGAGAATGATTTGTTTGAGAATGGAGATGATAAACCTGTGTTGTATGGGTATGCACCCATCAAAGATCAATTTGGTCGCTTAGAGGGAATTTTAGCGATCGAATTAGATGCAAGTTCGATCATTCAAACCAAAGTTCTCGGCAGAGCGATCGCCCTAGGAATTTTTCTGATCATTTTAGCCTCAACGATCATCATCGTGCGTTGGTTAGCGCAATGGCTCATTGTTAATCGGACTTTGCTCTTAAATGAAGCTGCTAAGAAAATTGCCAATGGAGAATGGCATCAATCTTTGTCAACTGAGAGTGATGATGAATTGGGAGAGTTAGCCAAGTCGTTTAATGATATGGCGCAACAATTGGAAAGCTCATTTCTCAAACTGGAAGAATATTCTCAAACCCTAGAGCAGAAGGTGGAAGAACGCACTCACGAACTATCTCAGACTTTAGTGAACCTTCAAGCTACTCAAGCAGAACTGATTCAGTCAGAAAAAATGGCAGCCCTAGGACAACTTACTGCTAGCGTTGCCCATGAAGTCAACACTCCTTTAGGCGTAATTCGGAGTGCCACAGGCAATATTATCGCTGCTTTAAACAATTTACTGCAACAATTGCCAATGTTGATGCAACGCTTGAATCCTAGACAACAGGCTGCTTTTATTGCTTTGGTTAATACTTCACTTCAGCAGCAGCAGTCTCTTTCAACCAAAGAAGAACGACTACTGCGGCGGCGATTGCAAACAGAACTGGATGCGTTGGGGCTGGTTGAGACCCAAGAGATCGCCAACCAAATCGCTCTCTTACGGATAGAATCATCTCTAGAAGTCTATCAGCCCATTCTTGAGGTTCCTGAATGCTATGACATTTTGCAAGTTGCATATAAGGTGGTGCAACAAAGCCAGAATGCCATTAGCATTCAACAGGAAGTCGATCGCGCAGCCAAAATTGTTTTCGCACTTAAAACCTATAGCCATCGCAGTAGTGAAACTGGGGAGAAAAGCCTCATCCAAATTAGCGATGGCATTGAGATCGCTTTGACGCTCTACCAAAGCCGCCTCAAGCAAGGAATAGAGGTGATTCGTAAATATGAGCCAGTCCCCGATCTTCTCGGCGATCCAGATTCTCTGACGCAAGTGTGGGTTAATTTAATTGACAATGCCATTTATGCGATCAACGCGATCGGTAAAGTAGGCACTCTAGAAATAGCGATCGCACCGCAATCGGGACAAGTGGTAGTTGAAATCACTAATTCAGGAGCAGCAATTCCCGAAGAAATAAGACTTCGACTATTTGAGCCATTTTTTACAACCAAGCCAAGAGGAGAAGGGAGTGGACTGGGACTGGATATAGTGCGTCAAATTGTCCAAAAACATGGAGGTGATATTCAAGTTCACTGTCAATCAGGTCGAACCACATTCAGTGTACGCTTACCTTTACCAGTCATGGACTCTGGAGAAACCTATGCAGACATCCCCATCTCAAAGTAG
- a CDS encoding ABC transporter substrate-binding protein, producing the protein MLASNNAANYRRFFTSLVTSLLLFNGVGCSSNNPTSKTTQAENQIETPVQQQRFDGITITVATFDKPIGVGVERRAREFEKLTGANVNMVKLPLKDVFSSMQREFSNKTNRYDVVVFSPQWMADFVVPGYLENLTPLVKADRQLQWDDVAPFFRDFTATYQGQIYAVPVDGDFHMVYYRTDLLEKAGVTPPRTWDDYVAVAKKFHGQDLNADGQPDYGSCMAKQPKHVNHQLFWSVASSFLQTQGTQQGGFFDRETMKPLVNNEAFAKALDIYKETTQYAPPDELTLNLDGARKLFMDGRCALTLDWGDTGTLAIDPAISKIPDKFGALVLPGSQQVFDRKTGKLAACDKFLCPYAIDGVNHAPYGAVGGWVGGINAAAKPAVKEAGYALISYISQPAQANVDVTIGITGFNPYRISQFTNRENWLEAGMQESVVSKYLGGISVSLKNPNMVLDLRVPENALYQREILDKALTKFLSGKITRQETMQLIEQEWEKTTDRVGREAQLKAYRASLGVE; encoded by the coding sequence ATGCTTGCTAGCAACAATGCTGCTAATTACCGTAGATTCTTTACCTCACTTGTCACTAGCCTTTTATTGTTCAATGGAGTTGGTTGTAGTTCAAATAATCCTACTTCTAAAACAACTCAAGCTGAAAACCAAATAGAAACTCCAGTACAACAGCAAAGATTTGACGGGATTACGATCACAGTTGCTACCTTTGATAAACCAATTGGTGTAGGAGTCGAGCGTCGAGCAAGGGAATTTGAAAAATTGACGGGTGCTAACGTCAATATGGTAAAGCTGCCGCTTAAAGATGTTTTTTCATCTATGCAGCGAGAGTTTTCTAACAAAACTAATCGGTATGATGTTGTAGTTTTCTCTCCTCAATGGATGGCTGACTTTGTTGTGCCAGGATATCTAGAAAATTTAACACCTCTAGTAAAAGCCGATCGCCAACTGCAATGGGATGATGTAGCACCCTTTTTTCGGGATTTTACCGCGACCTATCAGGGGCAAATCTATGCAGTTCCAGTGGATGGGGACTTTCACATGGTTTACTACCGCACGGATTTATTAGAAAAAGCAGGGGTAACTCCTCCACGAACTTGGGATGATTATGTAGCTGTTGCCAAAAAATTTCATGGGCAAGACCTCAATGCTGATGGGCAACCAGACTATGGTTCCTGCATGGCTAAACAGCCAAAGCATGTCAACCATCAACTTTTTTGGTCAGTCGCTAGTTCGTTTCTACAAACTCAAGGAACGCAACAGGGCGGATTTTTTGACCGAGAAACCATGAAGCCATTAGTGAATAACGAGGCTTTTGCTAAAGCGCTTGATATTTACAAAGAAACGACTCAATACGCACCACCAGACGAATTAACTTTGAATCTCGATGGCGCAAGAAAGCTGTTTATGGATGGACGCTGTGCGCTGACCCTAGATTGGGGTGATACGGGGACACTGGCGATCGATCCAGCCATCTCGAAAATCCCTGATAAATTTGGTGCATTGGTATTGCCAGGTAGCCAACAAGTTTTCGATCGCAAAACGGGTAAATTAGCAGCCTGTGACAAATTTCTTTGTCCCTATGCCATTGATGGAGTCAACCATGCTCCCTATGGGGCGGTCGGAGGATGGGTTGGAGGGATTAATGCTGCTGCCAAACCCGCCGTTAAAGAAGCTGGCTATGCGCTGATTTCCTACATTAGTCAACCTGCACAAGCAAATGTTGATGTCACGATTGGAATTACAGGCTTTAATCCCTACCGCATCTCGCAGTTTACGAACCGTGAAAACTGGTTAGAGGCGGGGATGCAAGAGTCCGTTGTTAGTAAATACTTGGGTGGGATTTCAGTGAGTTTGAAAAATCCGAACATGGTATTAGATCTGCGCGTTCCTGAAAATGCCCTTTACCAGCGAGAAATTTTGGATAAGGCTCTAACAAAATTTCTTTCAGGGAAAATAACTCGTCAAGAAACCATGCAACTAATCGAGCAAGAATGGGAGAAAACTACAGATCGCGTCGGACGAGAAGCCCAATTAAAGGCTTACCGTGCCAGCTTAGGAGTTGAATAA